The Thomasclavelia ramosa DSM 1402 genome includes a region encoding these proteins:
- a CDS encoding MFS transporter, whose product MKKLQMKYNLLHILYWMATCCIYGYVAVFLQYKGMSNTEIGIVSGSGCILTIFLSPFVTSLISKIKGLTIKQLLSIIYLIIAGAFLTLALVDLSVILIMLLYVSMMSLIVSTVPFLSMIAMNYIQDGKEINFGLARGMGSISYAVSAVLLGQFIEFFNPTILAYVFVISAILDLVILYSLPNTNVKQATHKKEGNIFTIIKNYKVFFFILLGFSFMFAAATSLSTYLINVVKNLGGNTSLYGVAIFFMAASEMPVMAITPRLIRRYDSITLIMVAAFFYIIRNFTICLAPSLPVLFIGMMMQSLSYGLLTAVITYYVTYNLKSHDQMMGQTMIGIMTSGVGSTIGNLFGGILQDQYGLNMMFIFACLITIIGVIIIFSTGYFQKKQLNTPTKQ is encoded by the coding sequence ATGAAAAAACTACAAATGAAATATAATTTATTGCATATTTTATATTGGATGGCAACTTGTTGCATTTACGGATATGTTGCCGTATTTCTTCAATATAAAGGAATGAGCAACACTGAAATCGGCATTGTTTCTGGAAGCGGGTGTATTTTAACGATTTTTTTATCTCCGTTTGTCACATCTTTAATTTCAAAAATAAAAGGCCTAACAATTAAGCAGCTATTATCTATTATTTATTTGATTATTGCTGGAGCTTTTTTAACTTTAGCTTTAGTTGATTTATCAGTTATTCTAATCATGCTTTTATATGTTTCAATGATGTCATTAATTGTTTCAACAGTTCCTTTTTTATCAATGATTGCAATGAACTATATTCAAGACGGAAAAGAAATAAATTTTGGCTTAGCAAGAGGAATGGGTTCTATATCTTATGCTGTTAGTGCTGTGCTCTTGGGTCAGTTCATTGAATTTTTTAACCCGACTATTTTAGCATATGTCTTCGTCATTTCTGCAATTTTAGATTTAGTAATTTTATATTCTTTGCCAAATACCAATGTTAAACAGGCGACCCATAAAAAAGAAGGGAATATTTTTACAATTATTAAAAATTATAAAGTCTTCTTTTTCATTCTCTTAGGCTTCTCCTTTATGTTTGCTGCTGCAACTTCGCTATCAACTTATTTAATCAATGTCGTTAAAAATCTTGGCGGTAATACTTCATTGTACGGTGTTGCAATCTTCTTCATGGCAGCTAGCGAAATGCCTGTTATGGCAATTACTCCAAGGTTAATTAGAAGATATGACAGTATCACTTTAATTATGGTTGCAGCTTTTTTCTATATTATTCGAAATTTTACTATTTGTCTAGCACCTAGTCTCCCTGTTTTATTCATTGGAATGATGATGCAAAGTTTATCGTATGGATTACTAACAGCAGTGATAACTTACTATGTAACATATAACCTCAAAAGTCATGATCAAATGATGGGTCAAACAATGATAGGGATTATGACTTCTGGGGTAGGATCTACTATAGGAAATCTTTTTGGCGGTATTTTACAAGATCAATATGGTTTAAATATGATGTTTATATTTGCATGTTTAATTACAATAATTGGAGTAATAATTATTTTTTCAACTGGTTACTTTCAAAAGAAACAATTGAATACACCCACTAAACAATAA
- a CDS encoding Cof-type HAD-IIB family hydrolase: protein MIKLVAVDMDGTFLDDQMHYNRTIFRKIYNYFKENDIYFVVASGNQYYQLKSFFDDYQDEITYISENGAYIIENKKEIFHCEINKQDIYTITKKLQEDSRIQICLCGIKSAYLLNASNEFYNVYSKYYHRLEMIESLDEINDTIVKFALFVPAEDSKNILNRLTDDIGNIIKPVSSGHQSIDLIDPRYNKGTALELLCKRYNLSLEECAVFGDSPNDLEMLKKAKYSFVMENANQSIKNIAYKIIPSNNHYGVLKTLLDLFNVSNITEREKALLGMWYDANNDQKVLTDRLNTHHLCFKYNHTDPLDQDIRQKILNELFQNENSNLEIISPFFCDCGNLITFGHNVFINSNAYFMDGAKINIGSNVYIGPSVGLYTAIHPLDYKRRNQGLEKAMPIEIGDNTWLGGNVVVLPGVKIGHGSVIGAGSVVTKDIPPNVLAFGNPCRVVKAIDQS, encoded by the coding sequence ATGATTAAACTGGTTGCAGTTGATATGGATGGTACTTTTTTAGATGACCAAATGCATTATAACCGCACAATTTTTAGAAAAATTTATAATTATTTTAAAGAAAATGATATTTATTTTGTAGTTGCCAGTGGCAATCAATATTATCAATTAAAATCTTTTTTTGATGATTATCAAGATGAAATTACTTACATTAGTGAAAATGGTGCATATATCATTGAAAATAAAAAAGAAATTTTTCACTGTGAAATCAATAAACAAGATATTTATACAATAACTAAAAAATTACAAGAGGATTCTCGTATTCAAATATGTTTATGCGGAATTAAATCAGCTTATTTATTGAATGCGTCAAATGAATTTTATAATGTATATTCTAAATACTATCACCGACTTGAAATGATTGAATCGTTAGATGAAATTAATGACACGATTGTAAAATTTGCTTTATTTGTTCCAGCTGAAGATTCTAAAAATATTTTAAATAGGCTAACTGATGATATCGGAAATATCATTAAACCAGTTTCCAGTGGTCATCAAAGTATTGACTTAATTGATCCACGATATAATAAAGGTACTGCACTTGAGCTATTATGTAAGCGCTATAACCTATCATTAGAGGAATGTGCTGTATTTGGGGATAGTCCAAATGACCTAGAAATGCTAAAAAAAGCAAAATATAGTTTTGTAATGGAAAATGCCAATCAAAGTATTAAAAATATTGCCTATAAGATTATCCCTTCAAATAATCATTATGGCGTTTTAAAAACATTATTAGACCTTTTTAATGTTTCTAACATTACCGAAAGAGAAAAAGCTTTATTAGGGATGTGGTATGATGCTAATAACGATCAAAAAGTTTTAACAGATCGTCTGAATACCCATCACCTTTGTTTTAAATATAATCATACCGACCCACTAGACCAGGATATTCGACAAAAAATTTTAAATGAACTATTCCAAAATGAGAATAGCAATCTTGAAATCATCTCACCTTTCTTTTGTGATTGTGGTAATTTAATCACCTTTGGTCATAATGTATTTATTAATTCCAATGCTTATTTTATGGATGGAGCCAAGATCAATATTGGTAGTAACGTATATATCGGACCTTCTGTTGGCCTGTATACAGCTATTCACCCGCTTGATTATAAACGTCGAAACCAAGGTTTAGAAAAAGCAATGCCAATTGAAATTGGTGATAACACATGGCTTGGAGGTAATGTCGTTGTTTTACCAGGGGTAAAAATAGGGCATGGTTCAGTAATTGGCGCTGGTAGTGTCGTTACCAAAGATATACCACCAAATGTATTAGCTTTTGGTAATCCCTGTCGTGTTGTTAAAGCCATTGATCAATCATAA
- a CDS encoding ABC transporter ATP-binding protein, protein MKNLRIIKKYFQVTKANKKITFILVLASLLANGPYMFTSLLFSLTINYLTKQNSKMVIITMILYFVLKIASKLFKIISYNIEKKLYNDVYLKLQNDMIKKLDIINMKYFTNHSKGEILNIINGDIKLLAEFGTWLSQAILLFLSFIISIIILSQISISLMILGCIINSIVIYILNIYNDKFEILTKEGKLKADDEMQFYSQLLNGLRDIKIFSILDQLHAKYQLLNKAYLNIHDKQINNKIISNIISPSITMCTEIILMFYACYNCLNGKFEIDTVLIIQSYFGTLFSSLSDFISTLGELRIKNVSIDRYDNFINSSCNEYFLNDDMIKPNEFCITFKNVTFSYREKTVFQNFNLNLKSNSLIAIIGPSGCGKSTLFNLLLRFEKPTSGKILIGTHPIDKYSRIKYSQILTCVAQHPYLFNMSIYENLALIDPDINNIKKACQQAEIDEYIMSLPKQYDTILSDGALNFSGGQQQRLAIARALLKNSKILLFDEITSALDEKTSYEIFQTLIKLKKTHTILMISHKPSEYQQCDQIINLSF, encoded by the coding sequence ATGAAAAATCTAAGAATTATTAAAAAATATTTTCAAGTTACTAAAGCTAATAAAAAAATAACCTTTATACTGGTCTTAGCTTCTTTATTAGCAAATGGTCCTTATATGTTTACAAGTTTATTGTTTAGCTTAACGATTAATTATTTAACTAAACAAAATAGTAAAATGGTCATAATTACCATGATCTTGTATTTTGTTCTTAAAATAGCATCAAAGTTATTTAAAATTATCAGCTATAATATTGAAAAAAAGCTATATAATGATGTCTACCTAAAATTACAAAATGATATGATTAAAAAATTAGATATTATTAATATGAAATACTTTACTAATCACAGCAAAGGAGAAATTCTTAATATCATTAATGGTGATATTAAATTACTCGCAGAGTTTGGTACTTGGCTATCTCAAGCTATCTTGCTATTTCTATCTTTTATTATTTCAATTATTATTCTTAGTCAAATTAGTATCAGCTTAATGATCTTAGGATGTATCATCAATAGTATCGTTATCTATATTTTAAACATATATAATGATAAATTTGAAATTCTAACCAAAGAAGGAAAATTGAAAGCTGATGATGAAATGCAATTTTACAGTCAACTGCTTAACGGTTTACGAGATATCAAAATTTTCAGTATTCTTGATCAGTTACATGCCAAATATCAATTGTTGAACAAAGCTTATCTAAACATTCACGATAAACAAATTAACAATAAAATAATCAGTAACATAATTAGTCCTAGTATCACAATGTGTACAGAAATTATTCTAATGTTCTATGCCTGCTATAATTGTCTAAATGGCAAGTTTGAAATTGACACAGTACTCATTATCCAGTCTTATTTTGGAACTTTATTCAGCTCTTTAAGTGACTTTATTTCTACCTTAGGTGAACTCAGAATAAAAAATGTATCAATTGATCGTTATGATAATTTTATTAATTCATCGTGTAATGAATATTTTCTTAATGATGATATGATCAAACCAAATGAATTTTGTATTACATTTAAAAATGTTACTTTTTCTTATCGTGAAAAAACAGTCTTTCAAAACTTCAATTTAAACCTAAAGTCAAATTCATTAATTGCAATAATCGGTCCCAGTGGTTGTGGAAAAAGTACTTTATTCAATTTACTTTTGCGCTTTGAAAAACCAACTAGTGGTAAGATATTGATTGGTACACATCCAATAGACAAGTATTCTAGGATAAAATATTCACAGATTTTAACTTGTGTTGCCCAACATCCGTATTTGTTCAATATGTCAATTTATGAAAACCTTGCACTTATTGATCCTGATATCAATAATATCAAAAAAGCTTGTCAACAGGCAGAAATCGACGAATATATTATGTCACTACCAAAACAATACGATACTATTTTAAGTGACGGTGCTTTAAATTTTTCTGGAGGACAACAACAAAGGCTAGCAATTGCTCGAGCACTTCTAAAAAATTCTAAAATTTTATTATTTGATGAAATAACTAGTGCTCTTGATGAAAAGACTTCATATGAAATTTTTCAAACATTAATTAAATTAAAGAAGACACACACAATTTTAATGATTTCCCATAAACCAAGCGAATACCAACAGTGTGATCAAATTATAAATTTATCGTTCTAG
- a CDS encoding WHG domain-containing protein: protein MPPKTRITKELIIEKSFEITKSEGIENLNARYLAKQLNCSTMPIFKVFNDMNELKFELKKKIDAYYNDFILAHLDKNNYLYTMSFAYIDFAIKEKNLFGALFVNEFIKTRSIEEVVHSAWNRETIEYSAQQFGITIKESEILYRDIRFYTHGIATQIYGGNMALKEEEIQTLLKNAINKFLK from the coding sequence ATGCCACCAAAAACAAGAATAACAAAAGAGTTAATTATTGAAAAGTCATTTGAAATTACTAAATCCGAGGGGATTGAAAATCTAAATGCACGCTATCTCGCTAAACAACTAAACTGTTCAACAATGCCCATCTTTAAGGTTTTTAATGATATGAATGAATTAAAATTTGAATTAAAGAAAAAAATTGATGCATATTACAACGATTTCATCTTAGCACATCTTGATAAAAATAATTATCTTTACACGATGTCTTTTGCTTATATTGATTTTGCCATCAAAGAAAAGAATCTATTTGGAGCATTGTTTGTCAATGAATTTATCAAAACTCGTTCCATTGAAGAAGTCGTCCATTCCGCTTGGAATCGTGAAACGATTGAATATTCAGCACAACAATTTGGTATTACAATTAAAGAAAGTGAGATACTTTATCGTGATATTCGTTTTTATACCCATGGAATTGCAACTCAAATATATGGTGGTAACATGGCTTTAAAAGAGGAAGAAATCCAAACTCTTTTAAAAAATGCTATAAATAAATTTCTAAAATGA